The DNA segment aatttggAAGAAAGTTTACATTGACtacataaattaaattcaaaGAAATAGAACTGTAACTTAACGTAAAATTTAATTAGAAACCTTATAGCTAAAAGTTAATAGATAATTGAACTCTCacaataaaattagaaataataagAGACTTGAATTAAAACACGATACAAATTAAGAGAATATcatttgtaaaaataataaagcaTGAACATATTAATTGAAAACACATCAAATACAATGATTAGTCAGATTTCTTTATAGAAGACAACTCATACATAAGGTGTATATTAtgtttataagattttttttaaatgacgtGTCAGTGTCGGATACTCTTATTGGACACCGACACTTGTATGACACatatccgtgaagtgtccaattcaaatagtatttgttggatttctgacaattctagtacggttctaacacaattttaaaaaaaaaatacattaattttctaaaacttaaacttattgtataaatttttattatgattataaaaataagaaacaaatcattttgagtcaatcatgaaaaatatttttttgctctaaaaaataatctggaacatatttgtgcacataaatctttattgtcaatttatataattcataattatataatatatagatccgtgtccccgtgtcctatattttagatattatacgtATTTTCGTATCCGTGTCAGTGTCGTATCAGTGTCCGTATCAGGGTCTGTGTTACATAGCTTATATGTGAGATTTAGATTAACATAGATTGAGCATGTATGTTATTGAGTTTATCCTAACATTACTATCCACCTTAGAAAACACTTTGTCCTCAAAGTGTAGTCTTAAGTGCAATTGGGTTGGTGCAATTGGGTTGCTTTTTGGACTGAAGTTAGAACGTTTGAGAATTTGTTTGGTTATCATAACAGGTGGTTTCACATGAATGGTGGAGGAAACGTCTTCAAGAGAAAATTTATGTGAATACTAATCTCCTAAATACCATCAATGTAATTTTTATGAAAggaatatattaatttttgtaataCTTGTCAACACAACATTAAATAATTGATGGTTCGCTAATAGACTGTTAAATGTGATTAATTTTAGACATTTTGGGGTAAgtcaaattaaaagaaggataAAATGTGCAAAGTCAATAAAATGTACAATTTAGCCTTAATCATAATTTTATGCCAGAATGCTTACAAATATGGATAAGTTATTCTTCTTGTTTTAAAGCAATAACACATTAACTAATCCTTACTTGATTATGACAGCAAAGAAAAATGTTACATAACTTCAATTTCTTTCTATTAtgtttctttcttccctttatgAAAAAATAGCTAGATAACTATgaattaatatttgtatttgtgTGAACACTTACTAATAATATTTGTGTGTGGAGCACATGAAACGGTGGAAACACATTTTCCATTCATGCATTGTATACAAATTGGTCAAAATATTTGATGTTTTGCTCAACTGTTGAAAAAAAGGGTAGCAGATGTTgtttgaagataaaaaaatgttgattaCGAATAAAAATGTGTAGTTAATGTGATAGgaaaaagttttccttttagatttaatcatgaaaattttggttttcatttctaaataattggtagttaaaaccttggtagctaattagatatcaatttaaaaattatttaacaataatataaactaatttagaaatcagaaatttttttagtctataaaatagtctctattttaatcattataataattaattattttttgtatttaaaattgatttctatttataattttcttatagtacTATGTATAATTAGACTTCAGTtctaatgatattttttttagaaggattgaaatatcctttaaatgtttcattttaccttatttaatttttctgatAAAGAAGAGAGTATAAAGTTAGTATTAagtttgattttagatttgCTTATACATTTGATTTCTTTTGCCtttatttatctaattttttttatcctttgattgtatctttatttaatttgaCATTTTTCAATATAACTCTTTCTATTAATTTCATGTTTGCCTATATGAATTTTAAGGTGATAATATATTGAACTTTTTGGTAGATGTTAAAATGTGACTTTTCATCTACTTTTTcctctttcaattttttaagaaatattcatcttcttttgattttgatcattcttttttatctttttcatttgtAATTAACTTCTCTTTAATCAAATCTAAAACAAACATTATCtttcatataaattttgaatactTCTAACTTGTTTgcatatttaattaaacaaaGTTTGTTTTCAAAAACACTATATAACTTTTCTGTAACACTTTGATATCAGGAACATATAAgacatacaaaattaatttgatacatgaatctccatttttattttagaaatattatatttcttaatttttactttagaaatattatatttattgagATCTTTGAAAAAATTTCAATCATGAGTAATGTGTTTGTATAATCACTATTTATAGGTTAATCTTTTCTTAGATTTGTTGGTTGTAACAAATATGTCttcatatttgtttttctttatcagcaaataattaattgaattaaagGGGTCACTTCAGGAGTGACCAAATCCGTatacaaacaaaaacaaaaaccaacAACAGCTTGCTACTAGAGCATACCTACTCTTGTTGTAACCCACAAACCCCTAGCCCATTAGAGGTCCGCACCATACCCATACAAGCATAAAAAACCAGCAGATCCATATTTAaagacactccgacgctcaagtcagaaTTCAGTATTCGACCCTTGGTACTCTGAACACGATATAGTGACGTACCTGGTTTTTGGATTTTGTGCCTATTTATATGGTTATTATGGACCTTTTTTTATTGGGCCAGATTATGAAACTGAGTCATGTTTAGAAGTGTATTACCTAGCTCTTGATTGCATATTAGCCTCACTAATCCTGCTTAAGCATAATTGTTAAGAAGTgggctttaagcctaactcaaccccataaaaccggctcataggggtgaggtttgcacccatttatatattatgaaatgtccttatctctagtcgatgcgGGATTTCCAATAATAATGGTCTTTGCAGCGTCGATTGACATAATGATCGGGTTTCGAgtgaatatattttgaaaatataaaaaatattgagtttttgaaaataattattacaaatattaaatatttgattttttgaaaatatgttttgaaaatataagaattatattatatgtataatttattttattcgtATAGACTAAATGTTAACAATATCTagtcttaaaatatatttttctctttatataaaatattataaaaaaataaaaaattctttaaaattaatttaaataaaaaatattaaataaatattttccaCATAAACCAGTAAATTTCATATATCTTTACTAATAACAATACTTATTACcgaaaaaataagaataaattaaCCTCACGAGAGATAATAGATAAATCCCTACTACGAAAAAAAAGGAGATAAAATATATCTTAAATTTTTTGACTAGAACAATGtctataatttaaaatctataaaatgaatatatttaattattgtattaaatttataaactacatgtttattattattttaaataatctaTTCCGCAGTTAAGTAAGTATCTGTGACATTCTTgtctttaatattattttttgtgtaaTATATTCtaaagtgataaaaaaatttaaaaataaaagagactaatatattcataataatttattttttatttttaattattattacaacagttaatgtaattattaatttttgttctaatatttctatatttttcatCATCATACTTTTTGTTTGAGATATATTATTAACTTTCAATGATctaaatttattaaatgtaattaggctgaaaattttaattctttattaaatataattatctcCTTGAATTTGATTAAAATGAAGGAATGGTTGTAGAAAAGTCAAAATCTACATCAAAATATGACTACAGTTTTGTTTTTGTCCAACTTTCTGAAGACGAATCTTTAGCAGCTAGCATCTGAATGTGGAGCGCATGAAACGGTGTTCAAAGTAGCAACGTTTATTACAAGGAATCATGTTGTGTTGGTCGATTACATCGCACATGCCAACGTTTAATATCAACTTCTGTTGATGACCTGAAAAATGAGTTTCACCCTAATTTTTCAAAAGTTGCCATGTTCAAAGAGATTTTTTATATTCTCCCAATTATTTAGGAAGTTTTGAGGAATTAATATGGGAAAGGAATAGCAAAAATGTTGAAAATTCCGGAATAGTACCCATATAAAAAATCTCTATCTAAGGATACTGATATCCAAAGTTATATTTCTTCTATTCCTGTATCTAATTATGGTAAAACAACACATTATGTATCAATTATAGTGTTTTTTTCCTCAAAATCTATATGTTTATATGGAACTCACAAAAAAGTCCTCAAATTGTTCTATCAATCTACTTTCATCAAAATAGAGATTTTTCAACTTATGCATGCAGTCAGTCTTTTTTGTTTGTCCTCACATCCACATATTAATCATTCAAATATATGTAAATAATGAAATCAGACCTtcaatgaattaaatttaaacatgAAGACAGATTAATGTGCCAATAAGAATACATGAAGACAAATTAATGTGTCAATAAGAATATAGGGAGACAGATTGATGCACCTATAAGATTAATGCACCAATAAGTAAGAGTAAGAGAAATTTGCATTTCATGAATACAAACAATAACTGAACAAGAGATACATACACTACACCGTGGAATCCACCCCAAAATCCTAACTTATTGACCAAACTTCAAGTTATGAAGTTCACATTATCCTTAAATAGAAGTAGAGATCACTGATTTAGAGCTTATAAATAAGTTCTACTGTGACCATTAATATCATCCCACACTGAATCTGACTTCAAAGTTTTAACACTTTTTGGTTAGAACACTATTATTCATCAACAATGAGAATCCATCAAATCTTCTCCCATATCTTCATACCCCTGTGCATGATATTCTTGAATATCATCATCAACGTAGCAACGTGCCACAGTCTTGATCATCAACAATTCTTATTACTTCACTTGAAAGAAAGCCTGGTATTCAACCCAGCCACATCCAAAAAATTGGTCTACTGGAACCAAAGCAGCGATTGCTGTCAATGGAATGGAGTAACATGCAGCATGGGCGGTGTAATTGGTCTTGACTTGAGTGAGGAGTTTATTTTTGGAGGACTTGATAATTCCAGCCTCTTTGAACTGGAATATTTGCAGAGGTTGAATCTGGCTTACAATGATTTCAATTCTTCCATTCCTTTGAAGTTCGGCAAGCTAAAAAGTTTGAGGTATTTGAATTTATCAAATGCTGGATTTCATGGCCAGATTCCAAGTGAGATTTCTCTTCTGACAAATTTGACAACACTTGACTTGTCAACACCACTTACCTCACAACATATTCTCAAACTCCAGAATCCAAATCTTGCAATGTTTTTGCAGAATCTTGAAAAAATCACAGAACTATACCTTGATGGTGTAAAGGTATCTGCCGAGGGAAGGGAGTGGTGTCATGCTCTATCTTCTCTTCAAAAACTTGAAGTGTTGAGCCTGTCATCATGCAATATCTCTGGACCAATTGATTCTTCACTAGCAACACTCGTGAAGCTCTCAGTAATTAGACTGAGTCTGAATAACATCTCAAGTTCGGTGCCAAAATTCTTTGCAAATTTCTCCAATTTGAATGTCTTAGAGATTAGCAGTTGTTCGTTGAGAGGTCATTTTCCAAACGGCATCTTTCTACTACAAGCTCTAAAGGTTCTTGATATATCAAACAACAGGGATCTTCATGGAGTTTTGCCAAACTTCTTACCAGATGCTGTTCTTCACACCATGAATCTTAGTAATACAAACTTCTCTGGTAAGTTACCAGGGGCTATTTCAAATCTGAAGCAGTTGTCTTTGTTAGATGCATCTAACTGCCAACTTATTGACACTCTCCCAATTTCCTTGTCAGAACTCACTCAACTTGTTCATTTGGACTTGTCTTTAAATAGGTTTACTGGTCCCCTTCCCTCTTTCAAGATGGTAAAAAATCTCAGATATTTATCAATCTTCCACAATAATCTGACAGGAGTCATCACTACAACTCATTTTGAGGGACTTGAAAATCTCCTCAGTATTAATTTAGGAGATAATTACCTTAATGGAAACATTCCCATGTCTCTTTTTACACTTCTATCTTTGCAAGAGCTTACACTTTCTCATAATCGACTTGATGGTCTATTAGATGAATTTGTAAATGCTTCTTCCTCAAAATTAGAGTTGATTGACTTGAGCAACAATATATTGCATGGTCCTATTCCGGTGTCTATCTTTCATATCAAAGGACTTCGTTTCCTACAACTTTCTCACAATAAATTCAATGGCACCATGCGGCTGGATATGGTTCAAAGGCTTCAAAATTTGCATACATTAGGTCTTTCACACAACAAATTATCAGTTGATGTAACTCTTGACGATCATGACATTTCATCCTTTCCCAGCATGAAATATTTACTTTTGGGTTCTTGCAATTTAGGAGAATTTCCGGGGTTCTTGAGAAACCAATCCCAAATAAATGCTTTAGACCTATCCAACAACCAGATTAAAGGAAAAATACCTAACTGGATCTGGAGATTTAACTATCTGGTTTATTTAAATCTTTCCAACAATTTTCTCACAAATATGGAAGGACCCTTTGATGATCTGAATTCCAATCTATACATCCTTGATCTTCATTCCAATGAACTTACTGGATCACTTCCCATTTTCACAAAATATGCGGCCCATTTGGACTACTCAAACAATAAATTCAGCAGTGCCCCACTCGACATGTATAAGTATGTTCCTTTTCTATACTTTCTCTCCCTTTCAAAGAACAACTTTCAAGGAAAAATCCCCGAATCCTTTTGTAATTTCTCTTCTCTCCGGTTGCTTGATCTTTCTTATAATAGCTTCAATGACCTCATCCCCAAGTGCTTGATGAGAAGGAATAGTACCCTCCGAGTACTAAATCTTGCTGAAAACAAACTCAGGGGTTATGTTTCTGACACAATTTCAAGTTCATGCAGTTTACGATTCCTCAATCTCAATGGAAATCTCTTGGAAGGTGTTATCCCAAACACTCTTGCAAATTGCAAGAGTCTACAAGTCTTAAATCTTGGAAACAATTTGTTCCAAGATAGACTTCCGTGTTTCTTAAGAAGGATTTCCACCCTGCGAGTGCTAATTTTGAGGTCAAACAAACTCAATGGTCCTATTGCATGCCCACGTAGCACTAGCAATTGGGAGAAGCTTCACATTATTGATCTAGCCTCCAATAATTTCAATGGTATTCTACCTGGACCAGTTTTGAGAAGCTTTAAACAAATGAAGCAATGTGAGGCAGAATCACGTGAGAAGTACGGGAGTCTATTTTTTGACATGTTTGATAATGTTGACACTGTGAGTCTCTCCAGTTTGTTGTCATTTTTCAACAAATTTCTAGTAATAAAATTGCACAAATTGTTGGAAACTGAACCTTATAATGTGGTTGACCACATATTGTCTTATTATGCCATTTCCAACGAATATGGTTGTCGCTACTTGGACTCAGTTACAGTTGTGAACAAGGCTTTGCAAAtgaagtttaacaaaattcccACCATCTTCACTTCCTTGGATCTCTCCTCCAACCATTTTGAAGGTCCAATACCTGAAGAACTTGTGAGTTTGAGAGCACTGATTGTTCTTAACCTGTCACATAATACTCTGTCAAGCCATATCCCCTCATCAATTGGAAATTTGATGAATGTAGAATCCTTGGACTTGTCAAATAATAGTTTGAGCGGTGAAATCCCTCCTGAGCTTGCTAGTCTAAACTTTCTAGAATGTTTGAATCTTTCATTTAACCGTTTGTGGGGGGAAATTCCCACAGGTGCTCAAATGCAAACATTTAGTTCAAGTTCTTTTGAAGGCAATGAAGGATTATGTGGGCCACCGCTAGAAGATTGCACCAATGATAGAAGGGGACACTCATCTCCAACACCAGTACATGAAATGTATGAATCAACTGACTGGAATTTCTTAAGTGTAGAACTTGGATTTATCTTTGGCTTTGGAATTGTTATCCTGCCCCTTATTTTGTTTGAGTGTTGGAGGCTTTTGTATTGGAAGCATGTCGATGATCTGCTTTACAAGCTTGTTCCTCAACTGGGTTTTTCTTATGAACACCATAGAGGACAAAGGTACAGATCTCTGAGGTGGATTGGATAGTGTAGTTGATCTAATGATGCTAAAGCAAATAAATCTTGTACTATGTTCTGTTTGGGTTtgtgtttttttcttatatttctgCTCTAGTTTGTGGTGAATTTTATGTGCTGTAATGGTGTACTGAGTAAAACTTAGCAAGCTACAAACTTGCTTTGTAATATATGATGGTTTTTCATGAAAGCATTGAGATTTAGAAAGGTATATGCAGATGCTagaaaagtgaaaaaataaaagCACGCAAATGTCTGTATCATTATATATAGAAGAATGCTTCTAGTGCGAGTTAGAAAAAATTCTTCTAATGAAAGTGCACTTTTAAAGAATACAGCTGAATAAAAAATCAACCtatatgataattattttatattttattatttttattttttaacaaataattaatcTTACCCATTATACTCAATAAACCTTTTGGTGAAGACGACTTATCACATCAACAATAAGttcttcaaataataattaatatgagtATCTTTCTCATCTAAGTTCTTAAATCATATGTATTTCATAATGATCCATTAtgtgaaattattattattattgtaattatcacttatgttattattattattattaattttgtattaacactattattaatattattagaactattattaatattgtaaaatttaCTAACAAAATTTATCGGCAAATAATATTAACACCCAATTACTGTGGATATTACTGACGACTAATGCTTCGTGCTTAATTATTGATCAAAATGGATATTGATTCACGttcaaatttttgttttaaattttcaaatttgtgaTGGACACAAATCTGTCGAGAATTTCATTTGTTAGTAAAATTTATCGATAATAAAACAATTACTGACGAACACAAAATTGTCGGTATTTTTTGGTCgaaaaatcaataatttcttgtagtgttgaACTTGAAGAGGTGAGAGTACTCAGTTGGTTAGTTGAAGCTCTTAAGAAGTTACTTAAGGGGACTGAACGTAACTAGGATTTGGATAAACCAAGAtaagttttttgttttgatatctCTTTACTCTTGTTGTTAATTTAATTCTGATTATTGGATGATATTACTAAACAATACATTAGACGGTGTTATTATATGATTCATTAGACGGTCTAACTATACAATCTAATTATCCACTGCTGACACTATTTATGCGGATGGAAaggagagtgtcacacttgttTGGATCCAGTGATCAACAAAGAAATGGGAGCAAGGAAAGGCAAGGGCAATGActgaaggcttcctcgcacatCTATGAAGAAACAAGGGGAAAGCCACGTTGGCAGCTTGGTTTTGCCGTAGTACCCTCCACTTTTGTGGTTCACTTGTGCGTGGTGTTGCTCAGTGTTGGTGTTGTGGTCCTTTGGTGGTGGTTGGTTGTGATGGAAAAAACGCACGTGGAAGcaacacacaatcacgaatcaactgcagaaaataaacaacacaggaTTTAATGTGGTTCAATCATCAATCTGCAACCTACGTCCACAACCAACTAAttaggtttttcttttttttgttacaattttattacaagCACAAAGATctcttaaatagagattatagagggaacacaataattaagcccactcaccaaaacatggtgtctagtcagcccaacccaattggtcctgactTTACACTTAACAGGTTGTCATTCAAGAGTATTACAAAAAGGTAAGGAACCATGAAAATCCAAGAACGAAGCACAATGATGAATGAAACATGGATAATCGATTCTCTAAAGAcatcataatcgattatggttgGTTTTTCagttcataatcgattatgcattCCTTTTATCTAGTTCAAACATCGATTATGACTTTTTTTTAGGTGAAAATCGATTATGGCCTAGCTATGGGGTGTGGTTAGTTGTTGGTGGTGGTGTGGTTAGTAGTTACTACTGGTGTGATTagtataaataacaataataaaatataattataatataaaaataaatttataaaataataatattaatttaaaaaatgaatataaaaaataatactatttaaatttaatataataattatttgttgattaaatttttataattataaatatttaataatgttttatttatcaataatgtatttttttcgaAAATAATTTGTACTATTCGGTCGTGATCGGGTCATGACCCGATCACTTAAAGTAGCGCCAATGTCTTTTCATGTCAGACACATATAAACCTCTTTGTGTTGCTTTGCTCGACTCAAGGCTGGGGTTTGTGTATCGTTCGGTCGTAATCAAGTCATGATCAAATCACTTAAAGTATCTCTTCAGCCCACTTAGCTcgagcccaacaaatagaaatTGACCCAAATAAAGGTAGGTTCAATGACCTTGAAAGAGGTCGACTTAAGCATATAGCGAATAAATTAAATTCGTCATGAATAAAAACAAAACGACTTAAATATCTAATACCACTGAATCAGTTGAAATATATTACTTCAAATATCAACAAAGTAAGACCATACTCTGCATATCAATACTCCAAAAATAAAGAGGATATATTAACAACTTATTATGCGGTTACTAACTCCCGAAGAGGGATCTACGAGTGTTATAAAAGGGCCTAAGACCCAAAATAAAAGGTGGAACTCCTCTCATTGTGATCTTCAAGTATCTCAAAGTGGCAGTTTTGAAAGATTGACCTCCAAGATCCATCCCAAATTTGTTGGCGAGAACATAATTATTCAACGAGATCAAagtaatttacaaaattttaattaactcaaatctacacaaaaatacatcatatttcattattcaaataattgtaaatacaagggtaaatttataaacttacattttacatcttttaaaaaataaaaaaatctctcacaaccatcacatctctcacaaatttcaataaactttcctcacaaatccactctaacatataccttaatccaaacaacttcaCTTTCTTTACATTTTCCTCTCAAATtcacacacatccactccctcaaatcctcacacatccccTCTCCAATCAAACACAAACCTCTTATAATGACTTCCTTCTTTCATTACTTCAAGCATCcatttcttttcaaaatctgaaaaaaaGTATTCCACttctataatctaaaatattttaatattaatttttaacaccaattaaaaataaaaaaaaatcatagcatgaataaaaaaaatccattacatatgataaaacaaattattacaaGAGTTATCAACACCCACTCTTACGTCCCTTACATTAAAATACATGATCACGTGTCAGTAGTAcattattacaagaaaatcatgaaataaaaaccttgatagttaaaaccttggttgctaattagataccaatttagaaactatttaacaataatagaaactaatttagaaacaatttttgtttaatttctaaaatggtctaattagttactattgcaactaattattttggtctctaaaaattggtttctatttcatgattttctttgtAGTACATGTCCCACCAATATTAAAGAATAACATACATTACTGtttgtgtttggattaaggaATGAGAGTGTGAGGATTAATTTGATTTGAAGAGTGTACATGTGAGGatttaaaaggaaaatataaGGAAAATATATGTGTTTGGATGaatatttattaaagtttgtgATGTTTTtgagagtattttttttaaatgtgtaaaatataagattacaaatttatcctaatctctaaaaaaatataataaaaagtattaagTCCTTTTGTCTAAATTTggatgaattaaaattattatagtaTAATCCGATATagttgaataattaattttgaaaaaaaaatatgaattacttgatgaaaaataatttacacGTAAACATTTgtatatatgtaaaaattataaatttttatatagaaataaataatttaaatactcataaatttaaaaattctaattaaaaatcattttatattaaatataaatagtattattatatttataataataataattatttatataatttgtttattataaataaccatatatttttatattaaaattttattttattataattataattattttattaaaatatttgtgttagttaaatttaattaataactaatatttgtaatgaattttactttttattaatgaaaaatgtaaaaaaatatggaaccctaaaataaaaaaaagttaaatttggaaaaaaatatgAGCTTATTTTCCTTTGGTTCTCTTCTTTTCAAGGGACTTGTAAACAATAAATCTATAGAAACAAATAGAACCTTCATTACTATAATCCACATATCCTTAGTAATTATTAGAACTATAAATGTCAACTCtttataatgaaatgaaatataaattgagaaagcaaaagaaaaataaaacaaaatttcaaagatAAGTTAAAGCGAAATATAAATTgagcttttttttttcattagtcCTCAATGAAAATAGTCAAATATCAGTCATAGTCACAACTGATAAAAATTATTGACATTATAATTTTTGACATCATAAGCCTTTTATTAT comes from the Phaseolus vulgaris cultivar G19833 chromosome 8, P. vulgaris v2.0, whole genome shotgun sequence genome and includes:
- the LOC137825919 gene encoding receptor-like protein 7 translates to MRIHQIFSHIFIPLCMIFLNIIINVATCHSLDHQQFLLLHLKESLVFNPATSKKLVYWNQSSDCCQWNGVTCSMGGVIGLDLSEEFIFGGLDNSSLFELEYLQRLNLAYNDFNSSIPLKFGKLKSLRYLNLSNAGFHGQIPSEISLLTNLTTLDLSTPLTSQHILKLQNPNLAMFLQNLEKITELYLDGVKVSAEGREWCHALSSLQKLEVLSLSSCNISGPIDSSLATLVKLSVIRLSLNNISSSVPKFFANFSNLNVLEISSCSLRGHFPNGIFLLQALKVLDISNNRDLHGVLPNFLPDAVLHTMNLSNTNFSGKLPGAISNLKQLSLLDASNCQLIDTLPISLSELTQLVHLDLSLNRFTGPLPSFKMVKNLRYLSIFHNNLTGVITTTHFEGLENLLSINLGDNYLNGNIPMSLFTLLSLQELTLSHNRLDGLLDEFVNASSSKLELIDLSNNILHGPIPVSIFHIKGLRFLQLSHNKFNGTMRLDMVQRLQNLHTLGLSHNKLSVDVTLDDHDISSFPSMKYLLLGSCNLGEFPGFLRNQSQINALDLSNNQIKGKIPNWIWRFNYLVYLNLSNNFLTNMEGPFDDLNSNLYILDLHSNELTGSLPIFTKYAAHLDYSNNKFSSAPLDMYKYVPFLYFLSLSKNNFQGKIPESFCNFSSLRLLDLSYNSFNDLIPKCLMRRNSTLRVLNLAENKLRGYVSDTISSSCSLRFLNLNGNLLEGVIPNTLANCKSLQVLNLGNNLFQDRLPCFLRRISTLRVLILRSNKLNGPIACPRSTSNWEKLHIIDLASNNFNGILPGPVLRSFKQMKQCEAESREKYGSLFFDMFDNVDTVSLSSLLSFFNKFLVIKLHKLLETEPYNVVDHILSYYAISNEYGCRYLDSVTVVNKALQMKFNKIPTIFTSLDLSSNHFEGPIPEELVSLRALIVLNLSHNTLSSHIPSSIGNLMNVESLDLSNNSLSGEIPPELASLNFLECLNLSFNRLWGEIPTGAQMQTFSSSSFEGNEGLCGPPLEDCTNDRRGHSSPTPVHEMYESTDWNFLSVELGFIFGFGIVILPLILFECWRLLYWKHVDDLLYKLVPQLGFSYEHHRGQRYRSLRWIG